The DNA window CAGTCATGGTTGTTATACTATCTTGATAGTTTATCATACCATGCCTTCCTTTATCACAAGTTATCCAATGTATGCGGTTAGGCTAGATGAACTAAGTAAGGATATAGGTTCGTTGTGCCTTTGGGCTTACCTTAGTGCTTTACTTGTCCATCCGAAGGGTGGTAGACTCGGGGGCACTAGGGTAGTGACCTCAAAACGGGCGTGGTGCTCGGGTATGCAAGATCCTTCGGATATGACCATGCTCCACGGTGTTATAGGGGTAGAtggcaggtggtgatagccctgcCCGTCTGCTATGGCGGTTTTGTCATCCATTCGGGTATGTTgtaggagttctgaaagatgtAATGGGACTGGTACACCGATACGGGACATTCTCCTTGATATCTGGAGTCTTAGCTCTGAGCCCTAACCATGTACCTCGTTTAACCCTTGCTTGTATGAATAGATGTTATTAGGACCTTGTGTGTATGTCTATGCTCCCGCTAACCTTTGGTTTTTTCATTATTCTTTCTTCTTGAGTTTGGCTTGAGCGTGTGTTTCATATTATCCATATCTATTATTTATCATGACTTACCCCTGTATGAAATATAGTCTATAGCTTAATCATTTTGTCCTGATTATGTACCTAGTAAACTCTTTTACACCATGCCATCCTACGGAAAAATATAAATAACAATACCCGAATATTGTCCGGGTgaaatgctacaacggtatatCTGTGCGCTTGCTGATTCATTCTGTAATCGGTAAGATATACCACCACAATATTTCTAGCACCGTTGCCAAAAACTAACAATTCTGGTAACGATGTTAAGAAATGCCAACAAACATTGCTAGCGCCATCGCTGAGGACTAACAATTCTGGTAGCGACACTAAGAAATGCCAACAGTCATTTCTGGCGCTGTTGCTGGGGATGGCATTGGTTAAAAGATTTACCAATACATGATCTTGGCAATGTGTTTAAGAAATAGCTATTGCTTATGTTGCTTTTGTTTTCTCGTGATGGATGAGGACAGGGTAGTGTATGACTGGTTTCTCTCTGCCAACAAACTTCGCTGAAAATCCAGAGAAGCTCGTTAGAAGGGTTTGAACTCGCGTCATCCCTCCTCATATCGTTCTCTTGGCAACCGAACCAGTCGTTCAAGCACCATCTGCACCTGACCCTATGGCCAAAAAGACTCTTCATGACTTCTCCATCCCCTCCGCCACCAACGTGGCCACTGGACCCAACATCAAAGTCGGGGATGTAATTTTGAGCTCAAATCGAGTCTCAATACAAACTCCCCATGTTTGTCCTACCAAAGCCATATGTCGATCATCTTGGACACAACCATTTATATATGTGTCTTGTTGTTGCATTGAGCTTCATCAAATGTGGTGCCCCTAGTGGGATACTTTTCATACTTGCTTAGTCAAGATCACGTACACTCCATAGGCTAAACTTCTACACTGGATGTTAGCCATTCCATTCCATCCATCCACGAAATAGAACTCTACGTGTAATGATCTTTCTGTCCAATATTCCTGCAAAAGAGACATGGGctatataaaaaaatatatggAAAAAACATGCTCAAAAGCATggtaaagaaaaaaaagaagaaacaaaaaaagagaaaagaaaaaaaagatatATAGCCATGTTTGTGTATGTTTCAAATAAAGGAGAGAGGGTTTCACAAGAGGAGTCTTTTATTTTCATCATCCACTTTCCATACACTTGCACAATCTTGATCAACTCGTATGATGTGTCATCTCCATGGATCCATTCTTTGATTTTGCAATATATGTGAAACAAGTGTATGCATCCAAATCTCGTACTATGAGCTCCACATAAGCTAGCTTTAGAAGTAGGATGAAAAGAGGCAATGCCTTGGTAACGATACATACACACTGAGTGACTCGAGAGATCCTATGGAGGAGTAAAGCTATGGTTGATCTTTTCAAAAAATCTTTCAACCACCCAGTCATACAGCAGAAAAGTGGAGGAGACTGAAGTCAACACTGTTCCACTCTTCAACTACCCAAACCATTATGGTAGACACATCATGATTCGCAGGTAAAGGTGAAGCTTGGAATTATCTGTATGCAGATATCATAGCAAAAGGAAGTGGTGTTCCACCTTAGTCCTATCCTTTACTCGAGGACAAGCAAAAACTAAGTGTGGGGGAGCTTGTTCGCGCTCATTACATACCATTTTTAGAGCCTCAATTCCTGCATAATACATATAAAATTAGTGGGATAACATCAACATAGATCCATTATCTAACAAATTCCACATGTCCCTTGGAAAATAGTGCTATGCAGGAATTTAAgcagaaatggagggaaaacacaCCTTTTAATCCAAAGCATAAAACACCGACCAATCACAAGCAAGCACAAGGATTGAAGGACCCACATGATAGCCTAAACACACTCTCAATCCAAGGCTAAGCAGCCCTGACCAATCAGAATGCACAGTTCAGGctcacatggatcaaagggACCACCAGCGTAGGAAACAGCCAAAAAAAGTGCCAAGTCACTTACCAGGGATCAGAGGGCCCACCTGCCAGCCTCCTGCATGAAGCTGAGGTCGGTTGGTGCCCAACCTTGTTACCAGGTGGTTCGGCCAAACCAACCAGGGCACAACCGACTTAACCCCTGCACGTGGCGCTTCCTCATTGGCTCCTAAATGGTGGTTCAAGGAGGCCTATGCTATTTTTCCGGCCGTAGACCCCTGGTCCCACACCTATATATATGAGGGCAGGGGGTAGAATTAGAACACACTTCACACTTACAACTTTTACCTTCTCCTCTCCCATTCCGAGCTCTAGGCTCTCTCTAGATGTGTAGCGCTGCCTAGGCAGTGTTAGAAGATAGGAGGAGAGTGAGGGGAAGTAGGGGAAGTGCCGGGTTGTCGGCACTCTTCTCCAGTTTGTACCTCGACTGATGCTTATAAATCAAAGTAAGTGTTCGTGACTTTCTTAGTGCTTTAGTTTCATAGTTAAGTAGTAGTTCTAGCTCTTTAGTTGTTTACTAGATCGATAGTTCACTAGCTTAGTGGGTGCTCTATTCTAGGACTCCTGATAGAGATGGATGTCCTTGGCTGAGGCTAGAGTTAGTAGACAACAGCGTAAACGTGGTGTCTACGCTAGGAGACATATGGTtgtggtatatcccacggtttgATGAGATAGGAGACATATGGTGACAGTCCTGTTTACTCAGCGCAACCCTCCCCATTTGGGTATATCCCAGTGCTGTATTACTGGGGCATCTTGATTTTATCCGGACAGAGTCAGTAGCCCGAAGTAAAAAACTAGGATAGTTCTAACTTACCTTTGATTCTTAGCCTTAGGAATCCTCTCCGCTCCTTGCCTCTAGCCAGTGTGGTGTCCTTGGATGATTCTGAACCTAAGAGAGTGTACGCACATTTCTCAATGGATACAATATCCTGAAATACTCTTGGGTGAAAGCTACAACAGTATtctgtgcgcttgcggatttatatGTGACGTTAAAAATACCCAACAGTGGTGTGGACATGTAGTCCAGAACTTAAACTTGAACCGATGTATTTGAACAATTTGGAGCTAGTTGTACTCTTTTGTCCTTTGTAGGGTTTTCTTCTCGCAAGGTGTGAGATTTTACCTACAAAGGTTTTTAACGAGGCATCAAATAAAACAGCTCAAGTTAATATATATTGTTCTTTTCAAATTtgtgaatgtgtatgtgtgaatGTTTGATCTTTAGATGTCTATATGTCTATGTATGTTTGAATGTGTATATGTGAATGAAAGTGTTTGAATTTACGAATGTGTTAAGATTCCAATATACTTCttatcaaatttgaaattttgagaTAATTCTGGATTAAAAAAGGGTTGATAGCTACACGGGCCGACGGGCTGATATGATACACAGAGCCCGTATGGGATATCAGGCCGGTCCGGCATGGACAACAAGCCTTCATAACATGTGTGGGCCGATGCCTCGACACGTGGACCAGCCCGGCATGAAACTGTAGTCAGGCCAGTCAGGCCGAGTCAGTCCAGGCCGTGCCGTGCCAGGCGGTCCGAATGGCCAACTCCTCAAATTGCGAGcagccgtggcggcggcgcgaggcggtGACAGGCAAGGAAGGCGGGGTGACGTGAGCTCGGGCAGGGCGCCGGTCATGCGTGGGCGTGTGGTTCGCTCGCGGGCACGCGGGGGCACCGGCCAAAGCACAGCGACTTGGGATCGTgcggccaccgccggccatgcgCGCATGGCTCGCTTGCGGGCACGTGGGGCTGCCGGCCACGCCGGCTCGGTTGCTTGCGGCACGCGCAGGGTGTCGGCTAAAGCGCTGCGATGATGATGTCCAACAGCTTCCAAGCGGATTGAGATGCTATCTCGCGGACCAAAAGCTCTCATCTTCTCCTTTTTTTAGACAGGCTCTCATCTTCTACCCTCTCTGAATCTGTTTGATTGAATCATCCGCTGCGTGTGTTAATTTAGAAAAAAAATCTAGTTAATTGCTAAATTGGATTGTTAGCTGCTGGCGTGCTTGGCCATGTGAGGGAGAAGATACTAGTACTGCTATTTGTAGGCCTGGGCACAGTTTTCCGGACCACGAACCTGAAATACCCGAACCCATTCCCAAAATACTCAAACCCAAAATACCCGATATCTATTTCAGGTACGACATCGTGAAACCTTAATTTAGTTTGGAAAATTCGGGTATACCCTCCTGGTACCAAAAAATCCCTAAATACCTGATATTTAAAAAGGCTCAGTATTAAAGGCCCAAGCTCATCCCACTTCTTCCAACCTGTAACTTGAAAACCCTAAAGCCCACAAATTCCACACAGGCAGCCACCACCCACCCCTGCCCCAATCGGCCACCACCACCCAGACTCCTCCCCACCCGGCCGGCGGCCGCACACCCGGTCGTCGCCCGCAACAGGCTCCCAAGCGGCGGTGCACACCCGGCCGTGGCCTGCAGCCCGCAGGAGGCTCCTGAGCGGCCAACGCACCACCGCCCGCAGCTGGCCGCCACGATGCGCCTCTCATCGGCTCACCGCCCGGCAGCCCACACACCGCCGTTGGGTGACGAGCTGCGCCCTCACCAGCTCGCCGCCCTCGGTCTGCCGGATGAAGCGGCTGCCCGCCGCTGACCGCtgccccgcaccgctcggccctcgccgcccTCGGTCTGCGTGGGGATATTTAACTTTTTGCCACCGTTACCAATGGCACACATTCAAATGCCATTTTTAAAATGGAATCTTAAAAATTGCCACCGGAGAGAAATGGTCATATTTATTTTTGCCAAATTTGCTTTCGTGGTGATCCAGTCCGCGTTCCAGCATGGCAAGTGAAAAGACCTCCGTGCCCCCTCATTCATTTGATGGCTGCTGCCCAGCCCAGCTTGCCCCGACCGCCCATTCTTCCTCCCCTTTTTTCTTGCTCCCCATCCCTGTGCATCTTCTTCCCCATCTGCATAGGTCCCTCTCAATAGTACCTGGGCGCGCTCAAGCCCGCGCGCTTCGCCGACGTCCGCAAGTCGTGGGCCGGCATCGCCTCCCGCCGGCAGCCGGACCGGACGCCGCGCCCCACCTGTTCGCGTTCAGGTCGACGGCCACGCACCCGGAGGTCATCGCCGTGCCGCTGGGCGGGCAATCAGGCTCCTCCCGCCACAGCCGCGCGCGCGACGCCGGCTCACCGGACGCTGCAGAGGGTGACCCGCAAGACGGAGTGCGTGGGCCGGTGGGGCCCCACCCCATCCGCGCGGCCATGCTTGCCGACacgcgcgccgcggcgggggcAGGCAACCTGTCGCTGGCCGCGCTGGTCGAGTCTGGCGCGCTCGTGCTTGTCCCACGGCGGCGGTTGCGCCCGGTCCCGGCGTGGCGCCCGCCGGACTTCATG is part of the Panicum hallii strain FIL2 chromosome 2, PHallii_v3.1, whole genome shotgun sequence genome and encodes:
- the LOC112880901 gene encoding uncharacterized protein LOC112880901, with protein sequence MASEKTSVPPHSFDGCCPAQLAPTAHSSSPFFLLPIPVHLLPHLHRSLSIVPGRAQARALRRRPQVVGRHRLPPAAGPDAAPHLFAFRSTATHPEVIAVPLGGQSGSSRHSRARDAGSPDAAEGDPQDGVRGPVGPHPIRAAMLADTRAAAGAGNLSLAALVESGALVLVPRRRLRPVPAWRPPDFMEPEEVWILSTSHLSPESVVDVESVLRAVQPDNVDVELCRSWQELELG